CTGCGCGGGAAGATTACGCCCAACCTGTTCGGGCACACCTCCGGGACGCTGATCGCGGCTCGCGGTGCAACAATGCCATCTATCCGTCATACGTTGGGACACGCCGATCTATCGAGCGCGAACGATTATCTACAGTACGCGGGGAGTCAACTCGATGCAGAAGCTGAGAAACTGTGGTGAGAGGGTTTTGATAGAGCTCGCTCGGATACTGGGAGCTTCCGCTCCAAAATAGCGTAGCTAAAAACAGATCCTGCTTATTCGACCCAGAGAAACATTAATACACGAACAACTGAAGGCTGTTCCATGGTGCACTTAGCGCCGATTTATTATATGTCCGAGGACAGCATACTACAACTTTATAAACGGAACTTCGAGGAACCGAACAGTATCGAGGTGGCCGAATCTGCGAAGATGGGTGGGAATGTCAGTATACGAGCTGGCCTGAGCAAGATCTTATCACTCGTCTCGGGTGTGAACGCCAAAGGTCAAGGAAGTGTTGAGGGATCTCGTTCGAAATCTCAGACGAAGGTCTTTGAGGACACAAAATGGGACCAGATGCTCTCGATGTTGGATGAAATATTCAATTCTGAAGAGATCCCAGATATCTCTGAGATCGAAGATACAACTGAACCGGTCTCGGAGAGTCTGATCTCTTTTTCAGTACCTGTAGAGGTCTCAACGGAACCGGACGAGGACATATCAATCTATCAGGCGCTAAAATGGAACGAAGGTCGAGATGGACAACCCGTCATGATCCGCGTGACTCACCAATCAGATGATCTATACATAACTGGTGTCACGTCTCCCGAGAACTGGATCTCGCGAAGCGGGATGGTAAATATATTCGAATCCGGGCTTCCGGAAGCCTCCGAGAACACGATGGATGAAGAATTATCTGGAGTATTACACCCGATACATATCCGTGAGCGCAATGGAACTACGATAATCACTGCTCAGTATCTCTTTCTAAGCCCCGGCTCCGTGCAAACTGAATGGCTGAGTAAGTAAGCCCCCCTCGCTCAGCACGAGTAGAACCACTCGCCATCGTCAGAAGGGCGGTTTACTCGGTATCGAAGCTACCCATCGTCTTCGCGATCTATCTTGAGGTGAGCCATCGCCGGGTTCTCCGGATCAAATTCGTGGACGAATCGGAGGAGTCGTTGGACCGCATCAGGGTCCTGCTCGACGTTCGCGATGTAGTGAATCATCCCCTGGAGCGCCTCGTTCTGCTTGTGGTAGTCCCAGAGTCGAAGCTGGTTCATCAGACCCTCTTCGGTGATCACTTCGACATCTGATTCTTCGAGCGTCTCTCGGGCATCGTTCTCGATGTCGCGGACGAGTGCGATCGTAACGGCCGTGGTCTCGCTGGCCTGTTCTATGACAGTCCCGAGCTCGCTTTCCACGTTCGACGAGTCGATATCGAGGTCCTTCACCTCGAGCGAGACCATCAGATCGGGGCCGACGTAGCCGTCGATATCCCCGTAGCGGTGTTGGCGAGAGGATCCCGTGTGAACCTTGTCGACGCGGATCGACAGATGCGGCCACTCCGCCTTCATGTAGCCGTAGGCGAGCGCCTGAAACGCTAATCCACCCTCTTCCTCGGGATGGCTTCGAGGGAAGTCGTCCAAGACCTCCACGAACGGAGCGGGAAACGGCGGCTGTCGCGCCGCGAAGTCTTTCGCCTCCAGTTCCTCCAAGGCGAAGTCGAAGATCCGTTGTGCCGCCTCGTACCGACCGCGTCGCGACAGGCCGAACGCGGGCTCCAACATCGCCTCGTACCGTTCCCACTCCCCGGTATAGTGCGGCGACGCGCTCGGGAAGTTCGAGCGGAGTAACTCCTCTCTGAACAGGTCGGTCACGTACTCGTGGACCGAGCGAATACCGTACTTCTCCCCGTCGTGTTTCAGCGTCAGCGTAGATTTGACCGCCGCCTGGTCGTAGCGATCGAGGATCGTGTCGGTGTTCATGGACGGTTCCAACTCCGCGAGTCGTTCGTCCGATTGCGAGATCTGCTCGGCGATCATCATGAACGCGAGTGCCAGCCCGAGCGATCCCTTCGACGAGGAGAACTCATCCCGGACCTCGTCGAGGAGCGATCCGACGAGGTTCTCTTCGCCCTCGGTTAGTTGGCGAGGCCCTGCTTCGTCTCCACCGGTCTTCGGATCGTAGCCCTCGGGGAAATACGTCGCGAG
This genomic stretch from Halobaculum roseum harbors:
- a CDS encoding tyrosine-type recombinase/integrase, translated to MSRQPVYNRVTRVAAETGLRGKITPNLFGHTSGTLIAARGATMPSIRHTLGHADLSSANDYLQYAGSQLDAEAEKLW